One genomic region from Bufo bufo chromosome 3, aBufBuf1.1, whole genome shotgun sequence encodes:
- the RSRP1 gene encoding arginine/serine-rich protein 1 isoform X2 → MTRTVVMEVSEAGNDSLGNKVSASVRNGDNINSDKAFNMQTSSEVYENEANKKRTKEMTNIMDDLSLNSPKECPFRSRSKTRSLKRKSSSPSSSSSSCSSSSRSSRSRSWSRSCSRERRYYRKRTRRSSRSYSRGRSRSYSRSYSRSRSRSYSPRQRRSYSSAYRRYYRSPPRYRSRSRSRSYHKRYTRKYYGFIRRPCSPTFRSHRSRSRTRSRSKTPLRLSEEEKLKLLEIAKMNATRALGKEVELPESLKITEVRICVKYMPLITIVLRRSATVWPVLTLGFACVLYVRLIKHCLLKGRHRYTYI, encoded by the exons ATGACTCGGACTGTCGTGATGGAAGTCTCGGAGGCTGGAAATGACTCCTTGGGAAACAA GGTTTCTGCTAGTGTCAGAAATGGAGATAACATCAATAGTG ACAAAGCATTTAATATGCAGACCTCAAGTGAAGTGTATGAGAATGAGGCAAACAAGAAGAGAACAAAAGAGATGACAAATATTATGGATGATTTAAGCTTAAATTCCCCTAAAGAGTGCCCATTTCGCTCCAGGTCTAAAACACGCTCCCTAAAACGCAAGTCTTCAAGCCCCTCTAGCAGCTCGAGCTCTTGTTCCAGCTCCTCAAGATCCTCCCGTTCAAGAAGCTGGAGCAGGTCTTGCTCACGGGAACGAAGGTACTACAGGAAAAGAACTAGAAGAAGCTCCAGGTCTTATTCTCGTGGCCGATCTAGGTCTTACTCCAGAAGCTACTCAAGAAGTCGCTCAAGATCCTACAGCCCAAGGCAAAGGAGAAGCTATTCTTCTGCTTACAGAAGATATTATAGGTCTCCACCTAGGTATAGGTCACGTAGCCGTTCTCGTTCATATCACAAGCGTTATACAAGAAAGTATTATGGCTTCATACGACGTCCTTGCTCTCCTACTTTCCGATCACACAGAAGTCGATCAAGGACTCGTTCCCGCAGTAAAACACCTTTGCGCTTAAGTGAAGAGG aaaagttgaagttattaGAAATAGCAAAAATGAATGCTACAAGAGCCTTGGGGAAGGAGGTTGAACTGCCAGAAAGCCTGAAGATCACTGAGGTAAGAATTT gtgtgAAGTATATGCCCCTGATTACCATAGTACTGAGGAGAAGTGCTACAGTTTGGCCCGTTTTAACGTTAGGATTTGCATGCGTTTTGTACGTGAGGTTGATAAAGCATTGTCTTCTAAAAGGACGGCatagatacacatatatataa
- the RSRP1 gene encoding arginine/serine-rich protein 1 isoform X3 — MTRTVVMEVSEAGNDSLGNKVSASVRNGDNINSDKAFNMQTSSEVYENEANKKRTKEMTNIMDDLSLNSPKECPFRSRSKTRSLKRKSSSPSSSSSSCSSSSRSSRSRSWSRSCSRERRYYRKRTRRSSRSYSRGRSRSYSRSYSRSRSRSYSPRQRRSYSSAYRRYYRSPPRYRSRSRSRSYHKRYTRKYYGFIRRPCSPTFRSHRSRSRTRSRSKTPLRLSEEEKLKLLEIAKMNATRALGKEVELPESLKITEI; from the exons ATGACTCGGACTGTCGTGATGGAAGTCTCGGAGGCTGGAAATGACTCCTTGGGAAACAA GGTTTCTGCTAGTGTCAGAAATGGAGATAACATCAATAGTG ACAAAGCATTTAATATGCAGACCTCAAGTGAAGTGTATGAGAATGAGGCAAACAAGAAGAGAACAAAAGAGATGACAAATATTATGGATGATTTAAGCTTAAATTCCCCTAAAGAGTGCCCATTTCGCTCCAGGTCTAAAACACGCTCCCTAAAACGCAAGTCTTCAAGCCCCTCTAGCAGCTCGAGCTCTTGTTCCAGCTCCTCAAGATCCTCCCGTTCAAGAAGCTGGAGCAGGTCTTGCTCACGGGAACGAAGGTACTACAGGAAAAGAACTAGAAGAAGCTCCAGGTCTTATTCTCGTGGCCGATCTAGGTCTTACTCCAGAAGCTACTCAAGAAGTCGCTCAAGATCCTACAGCCCAAGGCAAAGGAGAAGCTATTCTTCTGCTTACAGAAGATATTATAGGTCTCCACCTAGGTATAGGTCACGTAGCCGTTCTCGTTCATATCACAAGCGTTATACAAGAAAGTATTATGGCTTCATACGACGTCCTTGCTCTCCTACTTTCCGATCACACAGAAGTCGATCAAGGACTCGTTCCCGCAGTAAAACACCTTTGCGCTTAAGTGAAGAGG aaaagttgaagttattaGAAATAGCAAAAATGAATGCTACAAGAGCCTTGGGGAAGGAGGTTGAACTGCCAGAAAGCCTGAAGATCACTGAG ATTTAA